One region of Cucurbita pepo subsp. pepo cultivar mu-cu-16 chromosome LG03, ASM280686v2, whole genome shotgun sequence genomic DNA includes:
- the LOC111791871 gene encoding telomere repeat-binding factor 4-like: MGNQKLKWTSEEEEALLAGVNKHGPGKWKNILKDPEFAPSLTHRSNIDLKDKWRNLSVSTASQGSKEKSRAPKAKAIVAAISNHQNSAPAKFNASADTAGDDTPNNSTQDGKNVPRYYTMIFEALSTIKDSNGCDIGTIVNFIKQRHEVPQNFRRQLSSKLRRLVSQGKLEKVQNCYQVKKDNSLAVNTPTPKQKDVRQRISQYTMGGGMPSGGDTLEDAAKAAAYKVADAENKSFLAAEAVKEAERIAKMAEDTDSMLQIIKEIYEKCSRGESILLA; encoded by the exons ATGGGAAACCAGAAGTTAAAGTGGACATCGGAGGAGGAAGAGGCACTTTTGGCAGGCGTGAATAAGCACGGTCCCGGAAAGTGGAAGAACATTCTTAAAGATCCTGAGTTTGCTCCGTCTCTCACTCATCGCTCTAACATTGACCTCAAG GACAAATGGCGTAATTTGAGTGTCAGTACTGCTTCACAAGGCTCAAAAGAGAAGTCTAGGGCTCCTAAAGCAAAAGCTATCGTTGCTGCTATTTCTAACCACCAAAACTCTGCTCCTGCTAAGTTTAATGCATCTGCTGATACTGCAGGGGACGATACACCAAACAACAGCACACAAGATGGAAAAAATGTCCCAAG GTATTATACAATGATTTTTGAAGCCCTTTCAACCATAAAAGATTCAAATGGATGTGACATAGGTACAATTGTTAACTTTATTAAG CAACGGCACGAGGTGCCACAAAACTTTAGAAGGCAATTAAGCTCAAAGTTGAGGAGGCTTGTTTCACAAGGAAAGCTCGAAAAG GTTCAGAATTGCTACCAGGTAAAGAAAGACAATTCATTGGCAGTTAATACTCCTACTCCCAAACAAAAAGATGTCAGGCAACGGATATCACAATATACCATGGGAGGGGGGATGCCATCAGGGGGGGACACGTTGGAAGACGCGGCGAAAGCGGCGGCCTACAAAGTTGCTGATGCAGAGAACAAATCTTTCTTAGCTGCAGAAGCTGTCAAGGAAGCAGAGAGAATTGCAAAGATGGCAGAAGATACAGATTCAATGCTACAGATTATAAAAGagatatatgaaaaat GTTCCCGTGGTGAAAGTATTCTCCTGGCTTAG